In Mesorhizobium sp. 113-3-3, a genomic segment contains:
- a CDS encoding DUF429 domain-containing protein: MTSAGVVLVGADGCKAGWIAVRREPGSLPSVEIFASFAALLAANPGDAVVAVDMPIGLPEFSSKGGRGPEALVRPLLGARQSSVFSIPSRAALYADTSDFTTIEAWYAAHRRASEVARATSDPPRGVSIQAFGIFSKIREIDALLIARPDLRGRIFESHPEVAFCRLNGDRAMQLPKKIKGSVNPAGMAERKALLYRHGCGIDFLDQAPPRGAAADDFLDAAVMMLIAGRIASGKARPFPNPPLADGFGIPVAIWA, translated from the coding sequence GTGACTTCGGCCGGGGTCGTGCTGGTCGGCGCCGACGGCTGCAAGGCCGGCTGGATCGCCGTGCGGCGCGAGCCCGGTTCATTACCCTCGGTCGAAATCTTCGCCAGTTTCGCGGCGCTGCTTGCGGCAAATCCTGGCGATGCGGTTGTCGCCGTCGACATGCCGATCGGCCTGCCGGAGTTCTCCAGCAAAGGCGGGCGAGGCCCGGAGGCGCTGGTCAGGCCGCTGCTCGGGGCACGCCAATCCAGTGTCTTCTCGATCCCGTCGCGCGCCGCGCTCTATGCCGACACCAGCGACTTCACCACGATCGAAGCCTGGTATGCCGCGCATCGCAGGGCAAGCGAGGTGGCAAGGGCGACATCCGATCCGCCGCGCGGCGTTTCCATCCAGGCCTTCGGTATCTTTTCGAAGATCCGCGAGATCGACGCCTTGTTGATCGCGCGGCCCGATCTGCGCGGCCGTATCTTCGAATCGCATCCGGAAGTCGCCTTCTGCCGCCTGAATGGCGACCGGGCGATGCAGCTGCCCAAGAAGATCAAGGGCAGCGTCAATCCGGCCGGCATGGCGGAGCGCAAGGCGCTGCTGTACCGGCACGGCTGTGGCATCGACTTCCTCGACCAGGCGCCACCACGCGGTGCGGCCGCCGACGATTTCCTCGATGCGGCCGTCATGATGCTGATCGCCGGCCGCATCGCCAGCGGCAAGGCGAGGCCGTTTCCCAACCCGCCACTCGCTGACGGTTTTGGCATACCGGTCGCCATCTGGGCATGA
- the pdxY gene encoding pyridoxal kinase PdxY has protein sequence MSAEKPDAPRAVIVISSHVARGSVGNRAAVFALETLGFPVWAVPTVILPWHPGHGRATRIVPPLDQFKALMADLERAPWLGEVGAVLSGYLGEAGQAEAVASLVSAVKARTPDAVYICDPVMGDSGGLYVPEPTAAAMRDRLMPIADIATPNRYELEWMAGAPLPDLKSVIAAALHAGPSTMLVTSAQSMMIGGTGNLLLDGTQALLAEHRLIDKPPNGLGDLTAAVYLARILSGQPPIKALQSTTAAVYEILARTAKRGGDELQLETDAQSLSHPMAMVQLRHLTHPGRDRRA, from the coding sequence ATGAGCGCCGAAAAACCCGACGCGCCGCGTGCGGTCATCGTCATTTCCAGCCATGTCGCCCGGGGTTCGGTCGGCAATCGCGCCGCCGTCTTTGCTCTGGAGACACTGGGCTTTCCGGTCTGGGCGGTGCCGACAGTCATCCTGCCCTGGCATCCCGGCCATGGGCGGGCGACGCGCATCGTTCCGCCGCTCGATCAGTTCAAGGCGCTGATGGCCGATCTCGAGCGCGCGCCATGGCTGGGCGAGGTCGGCGCGGTTCTGTCGGGCTATCTCGGCGAGGCCGGCCAGGCCGAGGCCGTCGCCTCGCTGGTATCGGCGGTGAAGGCCAGGACGCCGGATGCCGTCTATATCTGCGATCCGGTGATGGGCGATTCCGGCGGGCTCTACGTGCCCGAGCCCACCGCCGCCGCCATGCGCGACCGGCTGATGCCGATCGCTGACATCGCCACGCCCAACCGCTACGAGCTGGAATGGATGGCCGGCGCGCCGCTGCCGGACCTGAAATCGGTGATCGCGGCAGCGCTCCACGCCGGACCGTCGACCATGCTGGTCACCTCGGCACAGTCGATGATGATCGGCGGCACCGGCAATCTGCTGCTCGACGGCACCCAGGCGCTGCTCGCCGAGCATCGCCTGATCGACAAGCCGCCGAACGGCCTGGGCGATCTGACGGCCGCCGTCTATCTCGCCCGCATCCTTTCCGGCCAGCCGCCGATCAAGGCGCTGCAGTCGACCACGGCGGCGGTCTACGAGATCCTGGCGCGCACGGCAAAACGCGGCGGCGACGAGCTGCAGCTGGAAACCGACGCGCAGAGCCTGTCGCACCCGATGGCCATGGTGCAGTTGCGCCATCTCACGCATCCGGGGCGGGACCGCCGGGCGTGA
- a CDS encoding LemA family protein, which yields MLAQRLARPSTFRTLPAFLMMAIVLPLLAGCGYNTIPTAEENAKAAWSEVLNQYQRRADLIPNLVETVKGYASHEKDTLDAVVEARAKATQITVTPETLKDPEALKKFQDAQAGLTSALSRLIAVSEAYPDLKANQNFLALQAQLEGTENRIAVARRDYIQAVRDYNLTLKTFPSVLWATFWFRSNEPFANFTVDEDKMQPPKVDFGTKQGG from the coding sequence ATGCTTGCCCAGCGCCTTGCTCGACCATCGACATTCCGCACGCTGCCCGCCTTCCTGATGATGGCAATCGTGCTGCCGCTGCTTGCCGGCTGCGGCTACAACACGATCCCGACGGCGGAGGAAAACGCCAAGGCGGCTTGGAGCGAGGTGCTGAACCAGTATCAGCGCCGCGCCGATCTCATCCCCAATCTGGTCGAGACGGTCAAAGGCTACGCCTCGCATGAAAAGGACACGCTCGATGCGGTCGTCGAGGCGCGCGCCAAGGCGACGCAGATCACGGTGACGCCGGAAACGCTGAAGGATCCCGAGGCGCTCAAGAAGTTCCAGGATGCCCAGGCCGGGCTGACCAGCGCGCTGTCGCGGCTGATCGCGGTGTCGGAGGCCTATCCCGACCTCAAGGCCAACCAGAATTTTCTCGCGCTGCAGGCGCAGCTCGAAGGCACCGAGAACCGCATCGCGGTGGCACGGCGCGACTACATCCAGGCGGTCAGGGACTATAATCTGACGCTGAAGACCTTCCCGTCGGTGCTGTGGGCGACCTTCTGGTTCCGCAGCAACGAGCCCTTCGCCAACTTCACCGTCGACGAAGACAAGATGCAGCCGCCGAAGGTCGATTTCGGCACGAAGCAGGGCGGGTAA